One Acropora palmata chromosome 2, jaAcrPala1.3, whole genome shotgun sequence genomic window, GGATAATGCATTTTCTAATGCATTTTAAGAGTGACATGAGAGAATTTTGTGAACTTGTCTTTGAATTAAGAGTAgcatataaatttaaaagccTGTATATAAGTGATGTAACTTTATTCTAGTTTTGCCACAAGTTCATACAAAACAGttctaaaggtccctatttttcatgaaaatttggtattaaacgagttgataagcTGATTTTTCTAGTGTTGACCTTTTATCAAAGAGAACAGCAAAGAGCTAGTGCTCAAAGGTTTCTTACATGCACTGTAAATTTGACCGGAATCCACTCTTTGGATTCCAAAATTCCATGTTTGACTTTCCCACTGACTCaccaccacagtttctttctctttttactGGTTTGTTACATAGATCTCCCGACAAGAAGAAATCTTTCAACGAACCTGATAAAAACAGAGATCAGCCTGAAATGGAAGAGGCAATAGGTCTGTGTTATGCTTCTTCTTTGGTAAAAGCAGCTTTCTGATGTGcaagaaattattttgtaattttctctttttttttaataatactAGCTATTTATCTGTATTGAGAAAACACTTAGATAATGTTTTTAATAGACCATCATGTAATGTTTGTCATTGCAGTTATTGAGGAGAAAACAATATCTTTTGATATCTTTAAGATGGAGAACAAATTCTTAATCAAGATGAAGAAGacatgatgaagatgatgggATTTGCTAATTTTGATTCCACAAAGGTACTAGTAAGTTTGTTTGAAGATGTGAGAGAGTCAATGTACATAATAGAAAAAATTACATACATAATTATTGATTCAAATCAAAGGCTTCCCAAATTATAATTCGTAacttgtttgtgtttgtcACTCTTGAAGTAATACTAACAAAATTATGTAACAAAATTATGTTGCAGCTTAATAGGAATTTCAACCAaggttgatttgaaatttctttgtgCCACATCAGTTGCATAGTAATCAGTACATGACAACCAAGTTTCCCATCAAActggattgaaaaaaaatgaacccAGAATGATTCATTTCAAAGCTGCAAGTTAAACACATGTCAGGGcgtaaaattaactttttttttcccggtAGCCACTTGGCtcctaaatattttaaagtggTAGCCAATTCCAAAAAGTTGGATCATATACAAAGTGGAAAGTTACctaaatccaagatggcgtctaGTGACGATAGACTTACGTTCAAAATCGTGCATGTGCTGTGTTTTGGAAACGAGCTTAACAAGGAACTTTGCTGCAGATTTATCTTTACAAATCTTCAACAATCACTAGATCTCTAGGTAAGGTGTGATTAGAAATTCTAGTTGCCAAATTGGTGACTAATTTTCAGGATTTGGTCGCCAAGGTGAAAAATTTAGTTGCATTGGCGCctgtattaggcgcaattttacgccctgcatgTACACCATTTAATGTGATTTAAGGAGCATTAAACTAGTTGGCTGAAAATctggaaaggaaagaaacaaattaagtGGGTCAGGGATTTTTTTCCCTGAGAAGGTTAAACATTTGAAGACATCAAGCCTTGGCTTATAGACTCTGTTGGAAATGTTTTCTGAAATTATTTAAGATTTAGAAAAAGGTGAAGTGGCAAGAATTTTAGAAGGACAAGTTGATTTTTTACAAtagtttgattttgtttttttctgtgtgtgtgtgtgtgtgtgtgtataattatgcaaattatcaTGGTTTCTGCAAAATCATGTTTTCACTGTTCCTAATAAATTCAAGAGTTGACCATGCCTTTTCCGtactttttcaaaagttttgaTTTAATGTCAGAGTTTTCACTGAATTCTTCAATGTTTGGTCGGCACTGAATGAATGGTgcaatatattatttttaggGCAAGCATGTTGATGGTTCCTGCAACATGAGCATGACAAGTGTAAAGAAAGCTAACAAATACAGGTAAGAGAGAGAATATTCATTGTGTTTTTGGTGGTCAACACGTTATGGGTAATTGGTCTGTGTGTTGAGGAAGCCCACATTAAACTTTGTAGGATCAAGTCCCATTCTGGTTTCCTGCTACTGCTTTGAGGAAGGTCCATTAATAGAGGCTTTGTTCTCCCTCCTGTTCTTGCCtcttaatttaataataaattattattgtttaaaaaaatcccCCCAAGAAAAATTGGTGATACTGTGGCAGATGGggattaaaatacaaaaaagacTTGTCATAAAACCggttgataaaggtcaaattaacAGAGTAAAAAGATAACACAGCTTACATTATAAGCTAGCCTGTGTAGCAAGGAAGCTTTTTTTGGTCTCACTCCAATTTTTGCACGGCCAAAACATCGAAATATGCCACGGAAATGCTTGCTACACAGGCTAATAATATAAGCCATCCATCCGATGAACCTCATTCAACATAAAGTGAAGGTATTTTACTATTCAGTAGGCATATTAATACTGTGTAACTCTCTACTGTGGCAAGGTTGAGTAATGATATTAAGCTGTCTGTTTCTAGCCCTCTTCTTAAGTTGCTTTAACTTAAGTATGAAGATCTTCTATGGGAAAGTCAGTCCTCTTTCATGATTCACGATTTCATAATCCCTGATGTTTGAAATTGTCTATGTGTTTAGAGAATTAAATCATTGTATTGAAAAATACTTAATGGCACACTGAGTGATGCTCCCATTTTCTCATGTTAtgatttttaatgtttaaatAACTCTCTGCAGGCAATACATGAACAGAAGAGGAGGGTTCAACAGACCTTTGGATTATGTTAATTAAGCAGACTGTCTTTGTACATAATTAATATTTAGCCCATTAGAGGTATTATCTTCAACAAGTGTAGCactctgtgttgtttttttccagctttccaaaaattaatattacttTCAATCATCCATTAAGGGATATTTCTGTTTTGCTCAGgattactaaaaaaaaattgtaactgAAGAGGCACCTATGAAATTGTTATCTCACACAACCACAGTTAATGGAGGGGAATGTTTATGAAACCCATTgttctctctttttgttcacttttttcaaCCGCGACCCTGcctaaacaaaaacagtccTGCATATATTGGGCAATGAGCCAATGAAAACGTTTGGGCCTGGTCAATCAAGTATAATGAAAGagcagaaaataaaagattgtGCAGGGTAAAGGCTCCACTTATCATCAATGTTTGCTCTTGAAGTTTGCTGAgtttcataaccattccctctattaactatgatAGAACTGAAACAACTTCAGTCTATGCCGTTGAAAGCATTGTTTCTGTAACCCATCTCTCTGAGTGTATGTACATACTGCCATGGCATTTCAACACATTTTTATACATGGATGTCATTttgaagaataaaataaagttacttTTGAATGTGTATTGTAATTgagaagaaactgtggtgctgcgtttTTGAGGAAGCAAAACAAGAACCTTAGGGTTTGCCAaatgaattgaaaagaaaggGAATGACCACAAGTGTTTGCTTACATGAAGGGTCATGATGCTTGACGGGTCAGTTTTTGAAACTCTTGCCTGATCTTTAGCTGATGAGTCAAATCCGGAGTGGACAATTAACATGatgatgaaagaaaacaatgtaTTTTCTGCCGTTTGTGGATACTGATAATGAATGAAGCAGACTAAACTAAACTAAGCAAAGGTGGCTGAGAGTGAGTGAGAGAAAATGCTTGTGCAGTGTTGTTGAGTTAAATTCAGTCTCAGCAATGCCTGTGTTTATCATAATATGTCAAAAAGGGctgacttcatcagggatagGGTGAATTTTGACCTCCCCCCCAAAAAGTCTGGTTGTAAACGGGAACATTTCACTTTGACCTTCATCCGTTTTGCTGCCTCTCAGTTCTGTTCTTCCCTCACTGTTCTTGGTATTCCTGTGGCACAGTTTTGGTCAAGAAAGTTGCTACAACAAAGTTTGACTCAACTGTGATTTAATTCATCTCTTCACTCTTCTACTTACTATGATCTCTTGGCGAACATGGCAGCATCTAATTGATAACATCACTGAAGATTAATTAAAGCACAGAATTTCCTCCCGCATACCTTGTTTCAATTTAGCACCAGTCCTCTCGCACACCTCAGTGGTTGTCAATCAAATATTTATGAGTTCCTCATCGAAGGAACTCGCACTAAAATGGCGATGGAGGCCGCTCCAACTTCACCGCAGTTAACAACCTATGCTGCGCAAAACACGGCTACAGTCCCTCATACAGTCCCCGTATCGCATACGACCGTTAATCTTATACAACCTGAACAAGGAAAGGGTCTATACATTGTTGATCCCTCACAGCAACATGCTTTACAAATGTTTGGAAGTCCCGATCAGAGAACGTTTATGGCGAACCCCGTTGAATTCAACGCGGGTGGAGCCATAACAACGACGGCCGTTTCCAGCGGAAATGGCCAAATAACTATGGTGAGTGTTAGATATCGTTTGTCACCTTCAACTTGTGTATTCAGTCCTAAACATTTGAGtgctgataataataatattttcgTACGTTCGATCTTTTGTAAGCGGACTAAATTCTCTTTCGCTTTTGTTGTCCAAGGAACCGTTGGCTTGTATCTGTTCTCAACCAAAGCGCGGGCTAGCCTTAGTGATGATTGTTTATCGtgatttttcttcagtttaCTTGGTCTCAGGAAATTCAACCTACCGGTTTTTGTCGTGAATTTAAAACCGTCCAATGGAGAAATCTTTCGAACTGCCTCGCTATTGGTCTAAGCACTTGCAAAGTAGATGACTGgactttttgtttgtattgAAATGAGCGTACACACTGTAAAGAGCTGATTTCtaccaatcaaaatgaaagtgtcgtttatttcagaaaaaaagtttgtatTTTAGGAATATGATTTAAGCTGCgggtttcaattttttctaaAACGTGTGCGGCCGCTTTCACTTGTGTATTGTTCTATAAATGCGAACAGATGTTTTCCCCGTGCGTGTTTTTCGTGGAGAGTTTTTTCGGtctgtggttttttttttttaaataagaaTCCGCCCATCCAGTTTAATGGAATTGCCGAACGACCGAAGCATCAAAATTTAAGTTTCACCTTTACTGTCATGTGTAGGCTGCCAATTTATCCCTAAAAAATGCTTAGATCATTACACGAATCATGTTTGTCAGAAAATTTAACAGCAGATAATCTAATGAAAACCtcgtatttttttgtttggtttagTTTTCGTTCCAACCAACCTTTCCACCATTTTCAACCCCGAAATTAAGCATTTATCCAACATTGATCAGTAAAGAGAAATACGATTTAAAATGACACAATATTTCATGAAAACAAGCTCATGCGTCAGGCTAGGTTACACAGACGTGTGATGTAAGGAAGTTCACTCTGGAAGGATTTCAGCTTGCACATATGCATCCATCATGGTGTCCAATGGCAGAAATTactttgtcttaaacatgggaattttgatgttttcattCCTTGACTCTGCCACATTGTGCCACTAAATTTTACTTGATTGAATTTGAATCATCATTATTTGCAAGTAAAATTCAAGTGTTGAAGTAGGATAACTTGTTGGGTCCAATGAGATTAGCTGTTGATGATGATGGAAATTGAGTTCTGGATGTTAGTAAACTGACCCAACATATTGACCAGTTAACATTGGTAAAGTAGCTAGTTGGCAAAATGGCCAGTAAACtgaaaatattgaagaaatgatcctcgcTCTCACTGGACAAATTCAGCAATTGTCTTATATATGCAGctgaaaaatttcaggtgccttcaacgggattcaaacccatgacctctgcgatgctggTGGAGTGCTCTCGTCAACTGATCAATGAAGCCACTCAGTTgtgagcaggtcaatttgttgggctcatctGTTCCTGTGAAAGGGAACTGTTTCCTTTTCATGAAAGTCATCTACACTATTTAATGTGTCATCACTTTCAGTAGcaagaaaatatttctttttaatataGATGAATGGACAACCCATTGCAACCCAGAGAGTTCCTGTCGCCATGGAAACTCTGGATGAGCCACTTTATGTCAATGCAAAACAGTATCACAGAATAATCAAAAGACGGCAGGCAAGGGCAAAGCTAGAAGCTGAGGGGAAAATACCAAAAGTTCGAAAGGTTAGTTAATTACAGGGAATAATCATGTTGTTTCTCTGGTATTatctgaaaaattaataaagcaGCAAATTTGTTTCCAGTGTAAGAGTTGGATTGGTTATAATTTTCCTTGATGAAAGTAAAATATAAAGtggattttggatttttaGAAATCAACTCAATTGAAGCTATAAGAGCAAAAGAACTACAGTTCAGTAAATACATTGTGAAAATCAGTATTATTCCTTCACACAGGTGTATTGTCTGAGAGGTATCCCATAGTGTTGAGTCTGTTGTAACAGTTCTTTTTATCCCAACACAACAACTTATTTCAATGAACAAGGCTTCCACTGACAAGTCCTTCCCTCCCTTTATTTACTTCTGTTGGCCTTAGCTATCCCAACTGGGCTTCTGATGTTTCTGTGTCCTGCTGCAGTGATAAAAGATGTGGGCATAGTAGCAGAGATCTTGTCTGCAATTACGGCCAGCcagtgaaacaaaagtttcaaCTCAATCTTCTGCAAGgtcaatacaatacaatacaatacaatcaTTTGCTCCCACATTTACCTTCAGAAATATCTTCATGAGTCAAGACATCAACATGCTTGCAGAAGACGGCGCAGCAATGGAGGACGATTTGTGACAAAAATTGGTGGTGATGGAACaggagaggaagaagaagCCAACAACCAGGTGTATCCAGAAGGCATGGTACCAACGCAAGAGCATGATCCCCAAGAACATGCATATAACGCTGTTGTATCAGACCCAGAGGCTACCAGAACACAGCTAACCAATCAGGGAACAGAGCAAAATGAGTAAGTTAATAAAggctataataatattattcttgtTGTCAATTTGCAGACTGCATTAAGAACATATTTTTGGTTGgattcctttctttttattgCCAGTTTTCAGCAAACACCGTAGAATGTACGTGCCCTTTTAAGTTTAAAACCTTACAAGacttttcatgtctttttcgGCTGAGATAATGGCAAGATTGAACTTATATCACCAGttatttcatgaaaaagtCTTAAGTAACAGAAATGAATTTTCTTCGTTATTTTGATTTCCTAACAAAATTTTGATGGATTGAGAGATTCAGTATTTCAGCACGTATACACTGAAATTGCTACTTGTACATGAAGGTATTTAACATTTCTAGGGTAATTTTACAAATAATATATTGTTGTTGTGtgaaatttgaattattaTGCCACTGTTGCtgatgaataaaataataccaCAAGTTATACTTGTTACCTCCACTAGCACTTACTGAAAACACTCAAAATTAGACCCGTAGTAATCAAAGTGAGCGATGTACTAAATATTTGAGATATTTCAGCCATTACTGTCATTTCTTTCTAGGTGCTGaagatttgaagaaaaagttgcCATAATATTATGATGGTTACAGAACATACCATTGTAAACTTTTAAAGGTTCAAAATTCCAACTTGGTCTTAAGTACGCAGAGAAGAAGCtctttattaataatttatgtgCACAAGCTACATTGAATGGTTTGTACCAAAGAAAAGTCCAGTGAACTTTTGGATATTTATATATTTCTCATTGATATTGAAGTGTTTTAACGTAAactttagtttctttttcttatacgAAGTGGCTAGTGGCAATATTAACAGGTTTTCAGGGCAAACACATTGTGGCATGCTGTGTGGATTATCCAGTTTTCTTAGTTTCAGTTGTTGGTTAATTTAAACTATTGTCCACTGTTTGATGAAGCATGTTTTCGTGTTGGTATCATGGGTTTGATAAACTAGTGTGACTTGTTTGATCTCTCTTCTCCTCTCCTGGCCAATgctgaaaaacatttcaagacCATTTAACAGCATTATAAAATCAGTTTTTGTACATATAGAATGAGTAGAAAGTTCAGAGTTGTACAGTTATGTGGTGCTGCATCCcaataaaaacaattgttCAAACCCATTCTGTGTATCCtttatcattttcttcatGGATATGTGGGAAGGAGAAGTTGCCAATAATGTTTTTCAAGAGCACTTGACAGTGAGGAAGCCATGAAAATTTCCTCAAAGTGTCATTCAAAAGTCTACGTGCGATGTATTTTCACTTTATCTTTTGTTGGGAAAATGCAAACTAAATGAAACTGTCAATGCTTCTTGTGTAAGAATTTAACTTGCTCCCGTTTCCTAAATGGTTCCCTGTTCTGATATTGGCTTATTTTGgttatttctctttttgctttattaaatatgcaatGTAGTTATTCTTCAAAGTAGAATGAATAATTTGGGCCTTATTGGAAATATGCCTTGTCGAATCACTCGCACCAGTAGGTAAATGTTGTTTATTGGCATTGGTTAATAAAATCGTGCATAACGATATTGGTACAAATAAAGCCTCATTTACACttgcaagttttccttgacaagttttttgAACTAGGACACTTGTCAAGTCACACTTGTCAATgaaaacttgtcatatttTCCAGCTAGTTACACtaccaaggaaaacttgtcaaggagaaCTTGCCAGTGTGTACAGTCAACAAGTTTCCCTTGACAAAGGGATACGAGGCATGCATCAACCTCTAGGTCTAGGATTCTGTTTCGTTAATGTTTTGACACCACATACTTTTCCGAAAGGTGATTCTGATCTTGTGGCAGGCCTTTTTCTTTGAGATCGAAAGTAAAGGAAGAGCGCCTCCTTATGCCATTTGAATTTACTTCGTTTCCAGATCAGTGATTTACCTTATAAATCGTAGTATATGAAGTATCTAATAGGAAtgaaatccaagatggcgtaAGTAAACGTACCtaccaaaaacaacaaaacgttttTATGGTCTCTTATGAAACTGTTAGCTTTGTACTGTCGAGAACCAGTTGGTGGATTGATTACATTTAAGAATCTATCTCAGGTGAGAATCTAAAAGTTTCATAGAAACTGATCGATGTGTCTGTCGCAGATTTCTGAACACTTGTGATCATGCGACCGTGTAGGAATCAACTTAAACTAATTTTGTTGTGACAGAAAGCTACTAAACGGCTTTTTGTGTTCATACAGAGTAAAAGAATAAAGCATGAAGGTAACTTGAGATCGACCAAAGATGGCTCAATGAAGACTTAACATAATTCGCTTTGCCTGTATGGCCGGACAAGATACTCGACATCGATCCATGTCCGGCAGTCTcgtattttcttgatttcaagTTAATACAGTTACAAAAACCCGAATTTTCTCGTGCTATGTTTGTTGAGATCACCAAGATGTTGCTCAAAACAGTCTTTAATTCTGCAACCGCTCAGCAGCTTATGCAGTTATCtgaagaattaaaaattatcaGGTTAATGCCTTTGGCTTCGAGCTTCCggacaagattttcaaaatattctctGTCCGACAGTAACATATCATTCTTACTAAcacagggctcgaaataattttcggatagtctcCGGTCAGGATGACCGGCCAAAtacatttttgctcggtcacgtatcgtttctggccggtcaaatgtatatgatgaattactcttttaggggcccataaacccaaaatgaaaaattgaaaattactaataaaatttgaaatatttggTAATTTTGTGATGGAAGTGGTAGAATCCCGATGTCTGTTTCGAGGCGTGAATTGTAAACAACGACTCTAGTTGcatgtcaccaggatttcatatcaaagttccgcaatacacagcgactcaataaataacaactgaaacaactgaacagcaggaaccttaaatttatttcattttgactgGTCAACATGACTGGCAAGACGAtagtttgaccggtcaaatccacaatcagtccggacattgtccgttgaccggccgttatttcgagccctgtaaCAGTCAATCTGTGCACAGTGGCGAAGATATCGATGATGTCACCTATTGTTACTAAGTTATGTGCCAACCAGAGCCTCATTGGCTGGCGAAACAAAGGGTTCATTTCGTTCGGTGGTTgggaaatttgaatttcaaaagaaatttgacatcAATGCTTCAATATCTTCCCTATATCCGATTCTTTGTTAAATATAGCCTTGAATTAGCTCTGCGAATTCGTACAATTGCTTGACAGATGAGACGTTGTATGCAAATCAAAACATATCACGTTGCTAGCTTCTGGACAAGATTTTTAAAACACTGTGTGTCCAGCAGTCCTCTATTTTCTAAATTCAAGCCCAGGAAAGTCCTCTTTCTCCTTCAATCTGTAtggtcttaaaataaaaaaaatacaagacTGTGGGAATAtagaatattttgaaaaccttgtcTGGCTGCCGACAATTAATATTAGATTTGTGCTACTGTTGACTTGTTCCAATCATCTACTGTACTATGCTCTAGTTTGCTATTGAGCACTTTGAAAGCAGTTCTGCAAATATTAACAtgtctatatatatattttagaAGCTCTTTAAGGTCTCACATACATTTTGTTGTATTATAAATCACCTCATTGCCTTTAGACTCAGTGATGAGTTAAGCAGCAGATGTTTTTGCATTTGGATGGAAGGTACCGAAAAACCAACGAGTGCAACTTTTTGGAACAAGTTGACGAAGAGTTGACAAAGTTTGTGAAGAATTCTAAACACAACAGAGTACTCCTCTTCCCGCCTTCGGCTTCTCAATATCGCTTCCTCATTCACCAACTTGTTGGCAATTACCCTGCACTTCAAACAGTGTCGATAggtcaaggaaaagaaaggaggACTGTGGTATATCAAGGTGAGAGAAGGTACGGTAGGTTTGGAGCAGAAACTTTTGGGCCTTTTAGGCCACTGTCAACTGATGACAGGAGCATGTGTGCTGAGCAGCTGACAGGAGGCAGAACAAAGATTTTGTATTATAACACCA contains:
- the LOC141873185 gene encoding uncharacterized protein LOC141873185 isoform X2; amino-acid sequence: MAMEAAPTSPQLTTYAAQNTATVPHTVPVSHTTVNLIQPEQGKGLYIVDPSQQHALQMFGSPDQRTFMANPVEFNAGGAITTTAVSSGNGQITMMNGQPIATQRVPVAMETLDEPLYVNAKQYHRIIKRRQARAKLEAEGKIPKVRKKYLHESRHQHACRRRRSNGGRFVTKIGGDGTGEEEEANNQVYPEGMVPTQEHDPQEHAYNAVVSDPEATRTQLTNQGTEQNE
- the LOC141873185 gene encoding uncharacterized protein LOC141873185 isoform X1, which encodes MAMEAAPTSPQLTTYAAQNTATVPHTVPVSHTTVNLIQPEQGKGLYIVDPSQQHALQMFGSPDQRTFMANPVEFNAGGAITTTAVSSGNGQITMMNGQPIATQRVPVAMETLDEPLYVNAKQYHRIIKRRQARAKLEAEGKIPKVRKKYLHESRHQHACRRRRSNGGRFVTKIGGDGTGEEEEANNQVYPEGMVPTQEHDPQEHAYNAVVSDPEATRTQLTNQGTEQNEC